The DNA window CTTTTATTTGGGCTTCTGTGTTATACctctttaaaaaaaaccctaaaattagtttttttttttaaaaaaaaaatttatttgttcCAGAGATTTAAAACTTGATTGGTGCTCACAATTACCATGAAAATTCTCGTTTTTAAGAACAATGATTTTCAGTCAAAAACAATGGGGAAAAGTCTGATGAGAAATCCAATTTTAagctatatatatttttttaaaaaaaaccaattttaatttaaaaaaataattaatttttggtAAGTCCTATAGATATGATTTGACTATTATTATAGTAATTGGTGTCAAATGTGCAGAGTTTTAAAGAGATAGCAATAATTAACCAATAATGTCACACCAATCACTTCGAATTTAGTTAtttggaaatttaattaatcattacAGTAATTTTGTTCAGTTGATAAttatcatgcatatattttattaaaaaaaataacaaaatttgcCATGTTACAAGTCAAGTTAATCGTTGCACTTCTACATAAAGAAACTCGTCAATTAATAATGATGGATTTTACCATAATCTTAAATCGAAATATGGTCCTCATAAATAATcatcatattttattttccttccAATCATTATTTTCACACGAACATCGACACCCCAATAttaatgctttatataataaatatatatataaatatatgttaCACTTTAATTATAATTTCTTAATTCAGCAGCTtttatcttcttctttttccaTATAAACTATATATGGAAAAAATAGTTAATTACTCGAAGAAGACATAAAATATTGTAACTGAGAGAGTAAAAAAATTTTCCATCGACCAAAATTTTATATTGAAATATGAAACAATtatgtctatttaattttgaaaagatTTGGACCACAAAAATAGTGAGCCCACTATTTAATAAACGTCATATCAATGCTGCAataataaaatggaaagaatAATGGGGCATTTCCAAAAGTCAAATTATATGGACCAAGGTGAAAGATGtagtaaattattttttttttcaatttcttaataattattatacatTCACTCCTCATTATACAAGTTGCTTGGAAGTTGAAGAAATACTTCTCGTATTACAACTACAAATCgaacttaattaaatataatttaaaccaagaaaaaaacattataacccatattattatatatttatttttataagaaatatataaataaataaatttaatttggcAATAGAAAAAAACATAGGGATTGAAAATGGATGGGAGTGAAAAGACAGTTTGGGAACTAATTAATATGGTGGGatattattataatttgttTCAGTGAGATACGTTAGTGCAAATGAATTAATGTTGATTGTATGCATGACATATTTAGATGCTGAGAGCTCATTTCTGTAGGGGCTGGCAATGGGGAAATTTCCATATTTTTTTTTGGAGTTacaatattttaattacttcTTATTTGTTTGGagttaaaataacatttttggcTATGgccaaaaatcaaatttttcatcCTTACAATGTCAGCCACTATATACAATCTGTATACATTTATGTGAGCATCGATGAAGTTATATTGGCCTATTATATATACTttatctaaaaaataataatacaaaaTCAGATGTctctttctctctttttttgttgttgttgaaaGAATATGATATATAGAATTTTTAAATTCACATTGATATTTTTGTACAGTGTGTGAAGGTATCTCATAATTCCATTTCTACACCTCCACCACTCACCCAAATTGACTTGTCATCCAACAACTAGCTAAAATTAAATGTTGATACTTCTTCAATTAACCTAGAGATTATGTCAAAATGGAGCAAAGTCCATTCATGGAATATATACGCACCACACTTGAAAATGGCCAAGAATTTTTTAGGGacgtaaaataaaatttcaatattatatatatatatatatatatatatatatatatatatatattgaaaaataaataaattaaaaaatatatacctGGTCGTAAAAGGCATCACATGATGAATCTATAATATAgcgataaataaaataaaataaaatgtatccTTTCACGACATTGATCATGATATTTTTCATCCTTACAACGTCagccattttttttaaaaaaaaaaagtcaatggCAATTTACGGTATCATTTAATtccaataaatatatattattgaattgattttaacagttaattaataaaaatgtgTCAGGGTGCAAACTCTGATAATTCAAAAGCAGTAAATACCAAATCATGCCTCAAGTAATAAACTAGAAAATAAGGAATTCAGACATTTCACATGGGAAATGTCTCGTATTGTACCACTCATATTTATTGTATTCCTAAGGTATCTTCAGAATTCCATTGAATTCCgtgttttttcaaaatttatttcgGTCCTAGCTTGTGAAGCTTTAATTCAAAATTCTTGATTAATAAAACTACCGAATgatatatatgaatttttttttcattataattataaatattatcttCCTTCTGATTTAATAGTTGTtgcatttttttataatatatatgatcaaaatttaaatttatgattcaattttttgattatttaaaaatgttaaCGCAAATGGATTCTTGATTATATGTAGTTCACAAGGGAAAATATTAAGATAAATTAACTCGTGAATTGTTCGGAATAATTATACTATAAATTAATTTGGTCAAGTTGATCAATTCGTAATAAATTAACTTACGTGTATATGATGTATTTTAGAATACCATTTCCTTTTCGTATAaaacattattttaaaactgaaacCAAATTAATGAAAGAGCCAGAATATAATTAAAGATATATATAATTCCATTCTCTCTTTTGGCATTTTTAAGGCTTACTACACGAAAGCTTTGTTCTTCAAGATATTAGGGTTTCGTACCATCTGCTTTATCTATTTGTTAATTCAACAAGTTTGGCATGACCTAAGACGTACACACAATCTACGTCTCAAATTTTCATTCTCGCATTTGTACTTTTTTCACTTTCGATATGAATAAATATAAATACATGTGTATACGTGtatgtatatttaatttttttaattttattttttcttgtaaTGGAAAGAAAGTACGTGTAAAATGAGGATGGAGCTAGGAGTTTTGAATGGCACAGCTGCCTACAAAAAAACATGAAATGTAAGTGAGTATAGGAATTTTGCTTTCGTCCCACGTAATTcggaatatttttatattaaactcttaaaattgttaattaataataaattgaTGTGAAAAGTGAAAAGACTAATctgaataaatattttaacctTATTGAGAGAATAATTTTGGCAATCGTGGAGCAATTCTTTGCACATTTAATCTCATCaatgaaaacaataaaaatacgtAATGTTTGACATTTAcactcataaaaaaataaaatgaaaaaaagaaagaaaaatgatgaaaaataTACAATATTATCCTTATCTCCCTAATGGTTCTTTGGATTGAAAGCTCTCAAATTTTTTCCACCCGTTTCCCTCATTTTATTTATctccaaaataataaataaattataaacattaaACTTATCTCAAAAAATTAACTCCTGTGATAATAACCTTACAAAAACAGCGCCCCGACATGTTTTCCCCGTAATTTTACATTTTCACCGCCGCCCCCCGACCCCATCGGACTGCCAGCCGGTTTTTTATCACGCCACCTCTGATGCCTCCTGCAATTCTACCCCACCGCATTTCTATTTTCGCAGCCACTTGACTTCCTCTTTTGATACCCAAAAGCTAACCCCTCCTCTTCCCTTCCATCCGTAAATTAAATCTTCACTTCATTCTGTCGTGTTTGTCATTGAAGATGACTGCTTGTTTGTGACTATTTCATAGCCTCCTGCATCTTCTTCATCTTCATCATCTATATCGTCGTCTTCTTCGTTATTCTCGCTTTCGTTATCTTGATCCTGATCATGCAAGGTCATGAGGTCTTGATGCTGTTGATTTGGATTCGGCCATTGCTGTTCAGGCCGGGCCATTATTGGCACCATTGGGTTGTCTTGCTTCGTGGTGTACTCGAGATTGAATGAGGGGTTATCGTTCTTGTTTTTCTCTCTATGTAAAGCTTCGAGCTGGTGGAAATATGGGCATGTCTTGGAGTCTTCGGGTCTCTTCTTGCTGCTTTCCTTTACTTTCTTGTAATACTTgttaatattctcccatttctcTTTACATCGCTTAGAGCTTCGGTTGTATCCCATTTTCACCATGCCGGCGGATATTTCTTCCCAAAGGGGTCCCTTCGGCCCATTTTCCTGGTATTTAAGATCGAGATTGGTTCGGAGTTTGATCAGTGCTTCAATTTCCGTCTTCGGCCAGCGTGAGGAGCTCGCGGGCATGAAACTTTCGCTCCCGCCGTTGTCTTTTTTTGACGTGTTCAAGATTTTTGTGGGGGTAACGGTAACTACCGGTTGTGTTGGTGGTGCTGGTGGTGGAGGGAGAGTGGATTGTTGCGGCGGAGGTGGCGATGGTGCGGGTTGACGAGGTGAGGGTTGAGGATGCACAGCTTGTGATGCTGGTGTGATATTACTACTAATATTTGGGATTTGTAAATTGTGCTGCTCGCTTACCTTTTGCAAGAATGCGATAACCGCCGCGTCTTTGGCAGCGGCGATGGATCTCTCCTGAACCATAAGATCGTGTTCTCGATTCATTCTTGCTGTTTCTTGAATTCTCCACGCCTCCTCTCTCGCCATACGATCCCTTTCCCGTTTCTCCAATGTTTCCAAAAATTTCTTCTGCAACTCCTCCTGCTTGTGCACCACTTCTTTCATCAAACTCTCGACGAAATCCTTCCATTTCCTCTTCTTCCCCCGCCGCCTCTGTATATCCTCGTCGGAAGAAGTTGACGAAGAGGAAGAATTTGAGAGCAGACTCGTCAAAATATGATGATCGTGAGAGGATTGAAAAGGGTGAGCTTGATGAAGATTTGAAGTATTTATTGATGGTTGAAATGGAGGAGTATTATTTATGGGATTGTTGGAAGTTTGTATAGCTGTGTTTGGTGGCAGCATACTTAAAGGGTTTGGACTAATGGATGTAACAGTACCAACATGTGATGGCATTGGAAAATTGACAGCAATAGGTGGCGGTGCTGTCATTACCGTGGTGGCCGGAGGCTGAGTCCTGGGCGGAGGAGGGGTGAAGGGAAGCGGCGGACTGGTTTCCAACGCCTGTAATTGATCGAAAAAACGATAAGTTTTCCCGTCCGGCTTGGATGCTCGGCCGTCTTTTGTTCTTTTATGATACTTATAAACGTTCTCGAATTTTTCTTTACATTTCTTGGCACTTCGATAAAATCCAAGCTCCGCCATTTTCCTGATAACAACAGATGTAGAAATTTAATAGATAATACCATTCCTCCATTTGTGTTCTCAAGATCGTATTCTTgaattatctttaattaatagaAGGATGGTGGAATAGTGATTTATTACGTAAAATAAACACAATGAATTATAAAGTAACTCCActgataattaaaaatatgtataatacATAGATGAAGAGAAATCAAGATTTCCAAGCGGTGGAGAAACccaactgaatttttcgaacacaGATTTCCAATGCTTCCAAATTTATAATTCATCAGATCATGATCTGAATTCTTCTTCACTTGAGAAGAAGAGATCAATTCAAGTTGAAGAATACGATCCATATATTCGTTTTcacttcttttttaaaaaagaaaatatttatcaaaaacGAAGAGCAAAAACCTGGAAAAAAATAATGAACTCCGCTAAGAGCTGCTATATTCATGTGAAATGAGCTGAGGGACAAAGAcccttttaataaaattaacaaaaaatttcaatgaaaactatgatcCAGATTCGCCATTATTGCTGAAAAGTCAGAAATCTAGATTGGGTTACACTGCAGCGGTACCCGTAATCGTGAATAAATCAAGTTTCGACAAATTTACCTGGAAACTTCATCCCATAATGGACCTTTGAGACTGGAGTCTCGAAAAGTAACATCCATATCAGAACGAATTTTCAGCAAAGCCAAAGTTTCTTGCCTCGGCCACCGGTTTCCACCGCCTCCCCCGCCACTTCTCTCACTATCCTCCAAACTCCCACCAGGAATCGAGCTGGATGCGCCAACCTCACTGCTGCCACCACTAGCTCCACCACCCTCGAGCGCATCTGCCGCCGCAGCGCCGTCACCGGACACGAGGCCAGAAACGCCAAGCATCATGTAGAGGAGTCTCTTTCCAGCTAGCTAGCAATTACCAGCcggaaaataataataaaaaatatatcaccAAAATGGGTGAATTCTATGCGTTTTATCAAGATGGGTgtggttaatttatttaatttatttatttcggtGGGATCTGCCTGTCGATCTCACGCcccttaaatatatatttttctttcaaaaaaagaaaagaaactgaGGAATCTTTATCATTTTCTTCCTTGCCCTCTCGCTTTGGTTAAAGAAAACTTTTACTTCATATACTTACCCTCCATCAGtaacaagataaaaaaaaatctgcATGCATACAATTACAACCGTTTTCCTACATGATATTAATATACTAACACCTACAAACCTTGTATACGTATAGGTGTATGTATACTGTATACAGTAAATGGGGAGGGCTAAATATAGTTAAAAGCCGGCCCATGTAGGTCACCTTTGCTTTTTTTAAGTTTTGGATTTCAGTGGTTGTTTTAGCTTACACTTGTGGGTATTTTACCAAATTACTATACGGCCCCTCGCCTTTGGTAATTCACATTTTCCAAATAAATACTTGGAGAAATTTGGTTCACGTGTTCTTTTTTAAAGCTAAAAACTTTTATTTTCTGTATTTTGGATAAATCGTATTTAAGATTTCTGTTGAGAGTGACTtcttactttttattattttatttctctcgtattttccaaaatttgtcgacatatatatatatatatattgatgctACAATTTACAAATAAAACATCGAAATGCCGTGGAGGCAAATAATTAGATCATTTATTTCGTTTAGTAGACATCAATCATTTCTAGATTTTGCTCAAATAAATTTCCGCCAAGTAAATATTTTGGTCGACATTTTCCCTTCTCGGGTTTTAATCACTCGATATCGGGGGATTTTCTTGGACAGACTGGactgtttcctttgttttcTTATGACCATAATGCCATTACTGAATTGTTGCGTATAATTTATTAGGGGTGGGCACAGCAATTtcgaacacacacacacacccataTGTATATTAACTATTATATATATTCGAAGGGGTGGGGAGCGTGGAGGATACGGTGGTTGTGCCGCCACGTCGGGCGAAAGAATTGAGGGCGACATTTGCAATTTGACAAACTTTATTGTAAATCAGATTTTTGGGTTAAAAATAGATCATCAGtttattaaattgattttaaaaaaaataagagagagagggggggggggggggtgggggggggggggtgctGTGGGATCCATGGAGTTGAATTGATATAGTTAGATGTAGGCCATATTATTAGCCAAAAGTCATTTATGAATATTGTCCAATTCCGTTAGGTTTTGAAACCTAACCATCATAAATAGAATGCCTTTTCCTTTTCAACTTCTTTCCTTGCATGAAGAATGAATCATATGGATGTCTTTCAACTCTCCAAACTTTTTAGTTAAATTAAATGAAATCTCCAATGATAAATGTCAActcatattttctttttcacttTTCAAAATGTAGACAAATGGTTTAAGTTAATTTCCCATTGCAAATTAAAATTAACATTACAGATTATTGTAAATTAAGTATTTATTAATCAAGTCTTGTTCGACCTTTTCTGGGAAACTACTCTGCGCCCGTCTTTATGAACATATTACCCCAAACTCAATTATTAAATTAGAGGGTTGAGTatgattgatatttcaaaatttggaTTACTTCAATTTTCTATGGtgacaattttattttattttattttattttattttttattttttaaagaaagatAACTGAGTAATGGACCATCTCATAAATAATTCCAAAAAGTGGACCCGGCAACCATTAAATGCACAAATCAAGTATAACTATGATACATTTGGTtatggtttcaaaataaaatgtgttTTTTCATAAATTTGTTTGGttatacattttaaaaagtacatttttttttaaatcgtaGGTAATGTCACGCGATATCATAATGTAATTGGTTTATTcacttttttttgaaaaaaattattagcaATTTTACTTTTTCGAATTTAATATGCAATTTCTTAAAACTTTAAATTCTCTCTTTTTGATGAATATTTTTTCGTAGGGttattttttcttgaatttgattcatAGTGTTGGAATCGATCAATTAGAAGACATCCTCACCAAGTTATCGTTGCGTAAACGAGCCATACAAGAAAAGAAAATAGGAATCTTGGTTTTCATTACATCAAATATAAGTTAGGATCTAGAAATT is part of the Primulina tabacum isolate GXHZ01 chromosome 18, ASM2559414v2, whole genome shotgun sequence genome and encodes:
- the LOC142532719 gene encoding trihelix transcription factor DF1-like — encoded protein: MMLGVSGLVSGDGAAAADALEGGGASGGSSEVGASSSIPGGSLEDSERSGGGGGGNRWPRQETLALLKIRSDMDVTFRDSSLKGPLWDEVSRKMAELGFYRSAKKCKEKFENVYKYHKRTKDGRASKPDGKTYRFFDQLQALETSPPLPFTPPPPRTQPPATTVMTAPPPIAVNFPMPSHVGTVTSISPNPLSMLPPNTAIQTSNNPINNTPPFQPSINTSNLHQAHPFQSSHDHHILTSLLSNSSSSSTSSDEDIQRRRGKKRKWKDFVESLMKEVVHKQEELQKKFLETLEKRERDRMAREEAWRIQETARMNREHDLMVQERSIAAAKDAAVIAFLQKVSEQHNLQIPNISSNITPASQAVHPQPSPRQPAPSPPPPQQSTLPPPPAPPTQPVVTVTPTKILNTSKKDNGGSESFMPASSSRWPKTEIEALIKLRTNLDLKYQENGPKGPLWEEISAGMVKMGYNRSSKRCKEKWENINKYYKKVKESSKKRPEDSKTCPYFHQLEALHREKNKNDNPSFNLEYTTKQDNPMVPIMARPEQQWPNPNQQHQDLMTLHDQDQDNESENNEEDDDIDDEDEEDAGGYEIVTNKQSSSMTNTTE